From Granulicella arctica:
CACACTCATGTGGACGGGAAGAAGCAGCCATCCAATGTACCTTGCCAGCGTCAATCCTACCGAAGAAATAGCCCCAAACCGGAGCCCGCTGTTATCTCCGAGAGCCTTGATAAGCAGTACATATCCGCCGCCTACGAGTATCGCAATCACACAAAGTTCCATCGCTCTCCGGGTGCGAGCCGCCCCAAACAACAAGGCAACGAGGAGAGTCAGTGGTAGCAGCAATACTCCCTGTTCATGGCAGAGCAGAGCGACCGCAGCAGCCAGTCCGTAACCAGCAAGAAAGATTTTCGGTTCCCCAGCAAGATACCGCGCAGCACAAAGCAGCGCCGCCAGGATAAAGAGGGTAACCAGCAGGTAACTTCGCCCTGAAATCCAGGCAACCGCTTCAGAGTTAACCGGAAGAACCAGCCAGAGGAGGGTAATGCATAGACTTTGCACTTGACTCGATTTCAGCCTGTGAAGGAGAAAATACAAGAGGATCCCATCCCCCCAGTGAAGAACCAGGTTTGTTATATGGAACGCAATCGGTGACAATCCCCAAAGATTAGCGTCTGCGGCCAGGCTCATCCAGAACAGCGGCCGGTAGAACGCTGCTTCGCTGCCCCGCAAGTCACTTGTAAATGAAACCGAATTGCTGAAATATTTGAGGCTTGCGCTGATAGAGTGGACCGACGGATTGCCGACGATCAAAATTGGATCGTCATACGGCGCAAATCCAGAGGTGATTGTGTACCCGTAGAATAGGAAAACTGCCAAACCGGTGATGAGCATCAAGGCCTGAATTTGGTGGAGATTTATCCAGGCTTTGAATGCTACTGTCTGTCTTTTCAGTAAGGGCCTCACCCGCTCATGATTTCACTTCTCGGTCTTGGGCGAAAGCTGGATGCAGAAAATGTCTATGAAATTGATTTTGTCGCTTTTGATTCGCTGAAGATCTTCTGCCTGCCAAGTAAAATTAGAGAACCTTCTACGTCAGCATCGAGCGAAAGGCTCCATGCTGGCAGGAGCAGACCTTCTGAGATTTAGCCTCGTCAGACCGGAGACCGGAACGATTTGCGACAGAGACGATTTGGACCTTTTATGAACTTTCGGTTCCTTGCTTTATGGACTATTGCCGTTCTTTTCCTCGTCCCACATCCTCTCAGTGCTGGCCAACAGGCAGCGCAGCAGGCCGACGACCTCGAAGCACGTTACAAACTCGCCATGTCGAAGGGCGACGTCGAGTTGGCGGTTGGCTTCCTGTGTGACGCGGCTAAGCTCGAACCCAAAAAGTATGACAAGAAGTGTGTTGCCGCTCAACACCATGAGAACGAGCAGCTTCAGTCCTTTGACGGTTTCTTTGCCGCCGGGCAAGCCGCCATGCAGCAGAAGGATTATTCCGGCGCAGTCAAGCAATTTAGCAAGATCACCTTTGGGCTGCGTCATGACGATGCGGTCCATCTCATGCAGGAAGCTAAGAACGCAGAGGGCCATCCGCAACTTCTCGCGGCAAACAAAGAGACTCTTATTGCAGCCCAGGCAGCCTACGATCGTGGTGATTTAGCAACTGCAGAGGCCAACGCGAAGCAGGTGCAGGTCCCCGAACTACAGTCTTCAGTTCAGCAAATCCTCACCAACATTCGCATCTATCAGGATGCGATGCAGGCAGGTGATGCCGCAAAGCAAAATGGAAATTATCAGGCTGCCCAGCAAAAGTACAAATTTGCTATGGTTATCCGGCCAAATGGTCCCGGGAATCCAGGTGGAAAGCTTCAAGAAGTTGAAGTGCTGCTCGCGGCCGCAACAGTGAACAAGCCCAGCACACCGCCCCCTACCAAACCGGTCGTGGCGGACACCAAAAAACCGGTAGAAATTCCGAAAGCGCCCGACAACGACGCCAAGATTAGGGCAGCCCTGGCGGAGGGGCACGCCGCAGAATCGCGCAAAGATGTAGACGCCGCTCTCCAAGCCTTCGAGCGTGTCCTTGCAATCAACCCGCGTCAGGCTGAAGCACTTGCAGGTAAACAGCACATCATGGACAACATGCAGAAAACCCCGCAAGGCCTTGAAAACACTTTGTCAATTGGCCTTCATGATTACTATAGATCCCAACTTGCCGAGGCAGGAGACGCGATCTCGCTCTACCTTACAGCGGGCGGAGTCCGAAACCGTGGTGTAGCCTACTTTTACTTGGGCGCAACGTTCGCTTCACAAGCTCTACTCGCCGATCCTCGTGGTAAAACCGAGCACAAGAGCCTTGAACAACACGCTTTACTCGAATTCCAGCAAGCTCGCTGCGAGCACTACCAGCCCATCGAGAAGTATCTTTCACCCAAGGTTCTCGCGCTTTGGAACAAGAGTAGCTGCTGAGCCTTTACTTCCCTGAAGGCTATGACCTAAACACCTCAATCTTCTAATCCACTACGGGACGAACCTCGTCTTAAGGCTGGGGGTTCCTCTGAGGGTACCTTTCGTGCCTGGTCCACCGAAGTACCTTTACACTAGTCTCTAGATGACGATTTCAGCCGCAATCCTATCGCTCACCCTGCACTGGTTTCAAGATGCTGCCACTCCTGTCGACCCCTCCGCCGCCGCCCCTTCCGGCAACAGCGCTCTCCTTGAGATGGTCCATAATAGCGGTCCCGTAGCGCTAGGGGTCCTCATCCTCCTACTGCTATGCAGCATATTTTCATGGTCGATCATGCTCTCGAAATGGTCGAGCTTCGGCAAAGCTGAGACACAAGGCAAGCGATTTCTGAGGGCTTTCCGCAAGTCTGGACGCCTCTCCGAGATCGCTACAGTCTCTGACCAATTCAAGCCCAGCCCTCTGGTTGCCGTATTCAACGAGATTCACGACGAATACCAGCGTCAGACTGGAGGCCGAGGCCTTCCTCGCAACCCCATAGCTCTCGACCGGGCCGCCCAGACCGCGTCATCTGAGGCCCTTACGGTCATGGAGTCACGGATGACGTGGCTGGCAACGATCGCTGCTATCGCCCCGTTTATCGGCCTTCTCGGCACAGTCATGGGGATCATCGACGCCTTCCACGGCCTCGGAACTTCCGGCGCCGCCACCCTTCGCGCTGTAGCTCCCGGCATCTCGGAAGCCTTGATTACAACCGCCGCCGGTCTCGTCGTGGCCATCCCTGCCGTCGTAGGCTACAACCAACTCACCGCCCGCCTTCGCGACTTTGGGGCTCGTATGGACGATTTTGGCCGCGAACTCCTTAATGCGATCGAAAACGCTGCCATGATCACACCCGCTGCTCCGCAGGAAGAAATTAGGCGACAGCCCGAAGAACCCCGCCGAAGGGACTACTAGCCATGGCCTTTTCCGTCCAGAGCGGTGGCCGGGCGCGTACCCAGACGGCGCTCGCTGAGATCAACATCACGCCACTCGTCGACGTTGTGCTCGTTCTGCTGCTTATCTTTATGTTGACGGCTCCGGTTCTGCAATCCGGAATCGAAGTTGCGGTGCCGCATACCCGATCCGTCAATCAGCTTACTGAGGAACGGATGGTCATCACGATCGACAAAGATCAATCCGTCTTCCTGCAGGATAAGCCCATAAACGTCAACGAGCTTCCCGAGCGTCTCCGCACAGGGACCAGGCCTGACGCTAAGCGCATCGTCTACATCCGCTCTGACGAACGCGTTCCCTTCGGCGCGTTCGCCTCCGTAATGGACGCAGTGAAACAAGCTGGCATCACCAACATCAGCATCGTGACCCAACCACTCGACGCCAAGTAAATACTCATTCACTTGAGCGGATTTCGCTTGTAAACACCGGAGCCACCGATCCCAACGCAGCTCAAATCCGAGCAGGAGAAAGCCAGTACCGCCAAAGATTTCGGCGGATCTATTCTCCTACACGTCGTAATCGCCGGCTGCATCATCGGAGCCGCATACCTTCACCCACACACCAAGCCATGGGGACAGGACCAGGCCACGGCTGGGGCAATCCAGGCCACCATGGTTGCGTCGATTCCTCTGCCGCCGAAGCAGAAGATTGACGAGAAGAACGTCCTCGCCTCAGAAACACCAAGCCCTGCCCCCGTGGTTGCGAAAGAGAAGACCGAGCCGCCGCCCAAGCCAAATGAAGTAGCAATCCCTAAGAAAATCACCAAACCGGTTAAAGTGGCCGAGAAGCCCACCCCTGAGCCGCCGAAGCATCCCACGCCCGAACCGCCGAAACCCACAAAGGCCGCGACTGGTGAAGCTCCCGGCGTCCGCGTAGCCATGGCCACAATGCAACTTAAGAACGGCACGGCCAGCGTCAACGTGGAAGACAAAACCTTTGGCGCGCGCTTCGCCTACTACATCAACATCGTCAACAAAAAGGTAGCCGAGCAGTGGTTTACCCAGGAAGCGGACCCGGTCGCCTCGAATGGCAAGCGGGTCACCATCGTCTTCGACATCAATCGGGACGGAGTGCCCTCGAACCCCCGTGTCGAGACGCGCAGCGGTTCACCTTCACTCGACACCTCCGCAATGCGCGCGATCCAGCGTGTGGAGGGCTTCGGGCCGCTCCCTGCAGGCGACCACATTACTGTCGAATATTCCTTTGACTACAAGCGGCAGTGACAATGGGCCGACACCACCGTTTAGGCAAAATCTGCCCGTCTCATCTAGCATCGTGGTTGCATCGAACCATGGAGAGCAACATTCTGCCTGCTCAATCAACGCAACATAACGTCTTTGCGTCTACCATGGAAGAGAATGATAAGTCTGCGTCAAACCTCCCGCGCCCGTAAGTCCCTTGTTTTGCTGCTCGCCCTATCCGCCTTAGCCGTGGCGAGTCCCGCACAGGACTGGTTCAAGACAGAAACGTCAAGCGGGGCCGACCGCATCCGTGTCGCTGTCGCCGACTTCAAGCCTGCTACTGCAGACTCTCAGGTCGCAACGGACAAGAGCACCTTCGATACTACCCTTTACTCTGACCTCGCCAATGCCGGCATCTTCGATATGGTCTCGAAGTCACTGACACCCCAGGCGACTCCCGGTGGCCCTTCCGAAATCAGTTTGCCTCAGTGGTCCGGCGCTCCAGCTTCGGCGGCCATGGTGGCCTTCGGCTCTCTCGGTATCCAGTCAGGCAAGCTGGTAGTAAGTGGCTATCTCTTCGACGCTAAAAACTCCCAGTACCCACAGGTTCTCGCCAAGCAGTACAGCGAAGAGCCCAGCGAGAACAGCGCTCGCCAGATTGCGCATCGCTTTGCCGACGAGATCATCTTCCGTTTGGGTGGCGGCGTCTCTGGAATTGCCGAGACGAAGATCTTTTACGTTCACATCGCTGGCGGAACGAAAGAGATATGGATGATGGACTATGACGGTGCGAATCAGCACGCCATCACTCATCTCGGTACGGTCTCCATCTCACCCCGCGTATCGCCGGATAACTCTCGCGTTGCTTTCTCAACGCTTGGTAAGTACGGCTTCCAGATCCAGATGTACTCTCTCCTTCTGAATCGCACGGTGGCTTTCTCATCGACTGGCGGCACGAATCTTTCGCCCGCTTGGGCGCCCAGCGGACGCGAGATTGCATTCTCGTCCTCCCGCTCCGGCGATCCAGACATTTGGATCACCGACGCGACCGGCGGTCTCTCCCGTCGCGTTACAAGCTTCAAAGGCCCGGATGTCTCGCCAACCTACAATCCAAAGACCGGGGCGCAGATTGCCTGGATCAGCGGCCGGACAGGTCTCCCTCAGCTTTACATCATGGAGACGGACGGCTCCGGCATTCAGCGCATGACCGATGGCGGCTACGCTACATCTCCCTCCTGGTCGCCAAACGGCCAGTTTGTTGCCTTCGCCTGGGATCGCAAATACGGTCCAGGAGCACCCGGCGGCCAGGACATCTACGTGATGGAAGTCGCAAGCAAAAAGTGGATCCAGCTTACCCACGATGGTGGTCGCTGCGACTTTCCTTCCTGGTCACCTGATGGCCGCCACATCGTGTATGCAAATAGCGCCAGCGGTCGTCCCGGCGATACCAAGGTCTGGACGATGCTCGCTGACGGAACTCAACGCCACGCCCTCACCGGTGGCGGCGGAGACATGCCAAACTGGAGTTGGAAATAGCCGACCACTCCACGATCTACTGTCATTCAGAGCAGAGCGGTGATGTCCATACATTCGCCAATAGCTTCAGGAAATAAATCTGACTACTACCTAGGAGAAATCAAATGAACTCGACTCATCCTGCAATCCGCAAGATCTTCACCATAGGCGCCGCCGTTGTACTGAGCGCCGCCGTTGGCTGCCATAAGAAGGGTATCGACTCCAACATCGGCACAATGTCTGGCGCTCCCTCAAACGGCGGCAATGCCCCTACCGCAGTCATCACCGCTGATCCCCTGGCAATCGATCTTGGCCAGTCGGTCGTCCTTAATTGGCGCACTCAGAATGCAGACTCTGTCTCCATCGACGGCATCGGCACGGTTCCGGCGAACGGCACGCAGACCGTCTCCCCATCGACCTCGACCAGCTTTCACCTCGTAGCCAAGGGTGGCGGCGGCGATACTGAAGCCAATGTTCGTGTCACTGTTCGAGTACCGACCGCTCCGACTGCGCCCGTAGCTGACGCGAACGGTGATATGGGCAGCGAAGAGGCGTTCCATCAAAACGTTCAGGATGTCTACTTCGACTACGACAGCTACGATCTTCGTCCGGATGCGCAGGCAAATGCTACTCACGCAGCGTCCTACCTTCAGGCACATCCAAACATCAAGGTCATCATCGGCGGCTATTGTGACGAGCGTGGTTCAGCCGAGTACAACCTTGCCCTCGGCGAAAATCGTGCAAATGCTGCGAAGACCGCATTGGTCAATGCCGGAGTATCGGCAAGCCGTCTCCGCGTAGTCTCATACGGTAAGGAAAAGCAGTTCTGCACCGAAGCTGATGAGAGCTGCTACCAGCAAAATCGTCGTGGTCAGTTCTCACTCGACCGCTAAAGTAGTTAAACTATCGGACGCCCCATTCTTTGTAGACTCATCACAAAGGGTGGGGTTTTCGCTTATGCGAACCCCACTCCTCCAACTCGCCTTCCATCGGAGTTCCCATGATCTCTCAAAGTAAGCATCTCCGCCGCGCTTCCACGCTCCTAACCCTCGTCCTCTTTGCTGCCCCAGCCTTTGCGGCGAATAAGGACATGATCCAGCTACAAACCCAGATCCAGCAGCTGCAGGATGCCGTTGCACGCCTCCAACAGTCGAACGACGAGCGTATGGGCGTCATGAAGGACCTCGTCCAGCAGAGCGCCGACACTGTCAACAAGATGTCAGCCAACATGGACGCCCTGCAGCGCAACCTACAGACCCAGCAAGAGGCGACGGGCGCGAAGCTCGACGCTGTCGGTGGCCAAGTCCAGGCCCTGAACGATTCGCTCGATGAGATGAAGACCCGCCTGGCTCGGCTCGAAAAATTGACGCAGGACATCCAGAATCAGCAGCAAAGTATCGGTGCCGGCAGCCCGACGCCTCAAGTAACGGCTCCGCCCGTCAGCTCCGTCCCCGACACTACGCAGCCACAGACGCTTCCAGCGACTCCACCAACCGGCCGTCGCGGTAAGCCCGCTGCGGGAAGCCCCATGGCCTCGATGACCCCGGCCGCGCCGTTGCCCGACACAACTGCACCCGTCTCCGCAGCTCCAGCGGGAGCCGTGGACGATATGTACAAGTCCGCTCTTGGCGACTACATGGCCGCAAAGTACTCACTGGCCGCTGGCGAGTTTTCGGATGTCATCCGCGACTATCCTGATCACGCTCTTTCCGGAAACGCCTTCTACTACCTCGGCGAGA
This genomic window contains:
- a CDS encoding tetratricopeptide repeat protein is translated as MISQSKHLRRASTLLTLVLFAAPAFAANKDMIQLQTQIQQLQDAVARLQQSNDERMGVMKDLVQQSADTVNKMSANMDALQRNLQTQQEATGAKLDAVGGQVQALNDSLDEMKTRLARLEKLTQDIQNQQQSIGAGSPTPQVTAPPVSSVPDTTQPQTLPATPPTGRRGKPAAGSPMASMTPAAPLPDTTAPVSAAPAGAVDDMYKSALGDYMAAKYSLAAGEFSDVIRDYPDHALSGNAFYYLGEIDYRAAKYDEAVKDYDMVLDHFPASNKVPASRLHKGQALLALKQNDAAVRELRALIARYPASPEATLARSKLSGMGITVTARKTGGQ
- the tolB gene encoding Tol-Pal system beta propeller repeat protein TolB translates to MISLRQTSRARKSLVLLLALSALAVASPAQDWFKTETSSGADRIRVAVADFKPATADSQVATDKSTFDTTLYSDLANAGIFDMVSKSLTPQATPGGPSEISLPQWSGAPASAAMVAFGSLGIQSGKLVVSGYLFDAKNSQYPQVLAKQYSEEPSENSARQIAHRFADEIIFRLGGGVSGIAETKIFYVHIAGGTKEIWMMDYDGANQHAITHLGTVSISPRVSPDNSRVAFSTLGKYGFQIQMYSLLLNRTVAFSSTGGTNLSPAWAPSGREIAFSSSRSGDPDIWITDATGGLSRRVTSFKGPDVSPTYNPKTGAQIAWISGRTGLPQLYIMETDGSGIQRMTDGGYATSPSWSPNGQFVAFAWDRKYGPGAPGGQDIYVMEVASKKWIQLTHDGGRCDFPSWSPDGRHIVYANSASGRPGDTKVWTMLADGTQRHALTGGGGDMPNWSWK
- the pal gene encoding peptidoglycan-associated lipoprotein Pal; the protein is MNSTHPAIRKIFTIGAAVVLSAAVGCHKKGIDSNIGTMSGAPSNGGNAPTAVITADPLAIDLGQSVVLNWRTQNADSVSIDGIGTVPANGTQTVSPSTSTSFHLVAKGGGGDTEANVRVTVRVPTAPTAPVADANGDMGSEEAFHQNVQDVYFDYDSYDLRPDAQANATHAASYLQAHPNIKVIIGGYCDERGSAEYNLALGENRANAAKTALVNAGVSASRLRVVSYGKEKQFCTEADESCYQQNRRGQFSLDR
- a CDS encoding tetratricopeptide repeat protein: MQQKDYSGAVKQFSKITFGLRHDDAVHLMQEAKNAEGHPQLLAANKETLIAAQAAYDRGDLATAEANAKQVQVPELQSSVQQILTNIRIYQDAMQAGDAAKQNGNYQAAQQKYKFAMVIRPNGPGNPGGKLQEVEVLLAAATVNKPSTPPPTKPVVADTKKPVEIPKAPDNDAKIRAALAEGHAAESRKDVDAALQAFERVLAINPRQAEALAGKQHIMDNMQKTPQGLENTLSIGLHDYYRSQLAEAGDAISLYLTAGGVRNRGVAYFYLGATFASQALLADPRGKTEHKSLEQHALLEFQQARCEHYQPIEKYLSPKVLALWNKSSC
- a CDS encoding MotA/TolQ/ExbB proton channel family protein, with protein sequence MTISAAILSLTLHWFQDAATPVDPSAAAPSGNSALLEMVHNSGPVALGVLILLLLCSIFSWSIMLSKWSSFGKAETQGKRFLRAFRKSGRLSEIATVSDQFKPSPLVAVFNEIHDEYQRQTGGRGLPRNPIALDRAAQTASSEALTVMESRMTWLATIAAIAPFIGLLGTVMGIIDAFHGLGTSGAATLRAVAPGISEALITTAAGLVVAIPAVVGYNQLTARLRDFGARMDDFGRELLNAIENAAMITPAAPQEEIRRQPEEPRRRDY
- a CDS encoding ExbD/TolR family protein, coding for MAFSVQSGGRARTQTALAEINITPLVDVVLVLLLIFMLTAPVLQSGIEVAVPHTRSVNQLTEERMVITIDKDQSVFLQDKPINVNELPERLRTGTRPDAKRIVYIRSDERVPFGAFASVMDAVKQAGITNISIVTQPLDAK
- a CDS encoding TonB family protein, whose product is MVASIPLPPKQKIDEKNVLASETPSPAPVVAKEKTEPPPKPNEVAIPKKITKPVKVAEKPTPEPPKHPTPEPPKPTKAATGEAPGVRVAMATMQLKNGTASVNVEDKTFGARFAYYINIVNKKVAEQWFTQEADPVASNGKRVTIVFDINRDGVPSNPRVETRSGSPSLDTSAMRAIQRVEGFGPLPAGDHITVEYSFDYKRQ